The Onychomys torridus chromosome 4, mOncTor1.1, whole genome shotgun sequence genome includes a window with the following:
- the Rbbp9 gene encoding serine hydrolase RBBP9, protein MAVASKAVIVPGNGGGDVATHGWYGWVRKRLEQIPGFQCLAKNMPDPITARESIWLPFMETELRCDEKTIIIGHSSGAIAAMRYAETHQVHALVLVSAYTSDLGDENERASGYFSRPWQWEKIKANCPHIVQFGSTDDPFLPWKEQEEVADRLDAKLYKFTDRGHFQNTEFHELISVVKSMLKVPE, encoded by the exons ATGGCGGTCGCTAGCAAGGCAGTGATTGTTCCCGGGAACGGAGGCGGGGATGTGGCCACTCACGGCTGGTACGGGTGGGTGAGAAAGAGGCTGGAGCAG ATTCCTGGTTTCCAGTGTTTGGCTAAAAACATGCCGGACCCAA TTACAGCCCGAGAGAGCATCTGGCTGCCCTTCATGGAGACAGAGCTGCGCTGTGATGAGAAGACCATCATCATAGGCCACAGCTCCGGGGCCATCGCAGCCATGAG GTATGCAGAGACACATCAGGTACATGCCCTTGTATTGGTGTCTGCATACACATCAGACTTGGGAGATGAAAACGAGCGTGCAAGTG GATATTTCAGCCGCCCCTGGCAGTGGGAGAAGATCAAGGCCAACTGCCCTCACATTGTACAGTTTGGCTCCACTGATGACCCCTTCCTTCCCTGGAAGGAACAAGAAGAAGTGGCAGATAGGCTGGATGCCAAATTGTACAAGTTCACTGACCGTGGTCACTTTCAGAACACAGAGTTTCATGAACTGATTAGTGTGGTGAAGTCTATGCTGAAAGTACCAGAATAG